From Citricoccus sp. SGAir0253, a single genomic window includes:
- a CDS encoding ThiF family adenylyltransferase, which translates to MRLNPGLSLVRLAEDTVQVGSGSRSTQLSGCTPAVMAFLDRLAAGIPDDGEREAVRTCGLDPAEARELVSMLEGFLHRQSSPPGPGAGHAADVLAQDLAAALAVEPGPVDSAERAADLLDRRRRAGVQVLGLGRTGAAVARSLAAAGIGRLVLWDRAEVATADLGTGYLPGDLGRIRPVALARRIDDVGLDPVVLPLTTPLPPGPGADATVVVTRGAVDPESLALARAADHALLPVVVRDDDVLVGPWCAPAATGCPGCWDLAAAATDPLRPARTEALLAAGAGREDLTLALAAGALAARRVLQWVDTGAVDAGTVLHLQAGTGRVDTLHVPAHPGCACAPAG; encoded by the coding sequence ATGCGCCTGAACCCCGGACTCAGCCTCGTCCGCCTGGCCGAGGACACCGTCCAGGTCGGCTCCGGCTCACGCTCGACCCAGCTCTCCGGCTGCACGCCGGCGGTCATGGCGTTCCTCGACCGCCTGGCCGCGGGCATCCCGGACGACGGCGAGCGCGAGGCCGTGCGCACGTGCGGGCTGGATCCGGCCGAGGCGCGGGAGCTGGTGTCCATGCTCGAGGGTTTCCTGCACCGGCAGTCCTCGCCGCCGGGCCCCGGCGCCGGGCACGCCGCCGACGTGCTGGCCCAGGACCTGGCGGCGGCGCTGGCCGTGGAGCCCGGGCCGGTGGACTCCGCCGAGCGGGCCGCCGACCTCCTGGACCGGCGCCGGCGGGCCGGGGTCCAGGTGCTCGGGCTCGGGCGCACCGGGGCGGCGGTCGCCCGCTCCCTCGCGGCCGCCGGGATCGGCCGGCTCGTGCTGTGGGACCGCGCCGAGGTGGCCACCGCGGACCTCGGCACCGGGTACCTGCCCGGCGACCTCGGCCGGATCCGTCCGGTCGCGCTGGCCCGGCGCATCGACGACGTCGGCCTGGACCCGGTGGTGCTTCCCCTCACCACCCCGCTCCCGCCCGGCCCGGGGGCGGACGCGACGGTGGTGGTCACGCGCGGGGCCGTGGACCCGGAGTCCCTGGCGCTGGCCCGCGCTGCCGACCACGCCCTGCTGCCCGTGGTGGTCCGCGACGACGACGTGCTCGTGGGTCCCTGGTGCGCCCCCGCCGCGACCGGCTGCCCGGGGTGCTGGGACCTCGCGGCGGCGGCCACGGACCCGTTGCGCCCGGCCCGCACCGAGGCCCTGCTCGCCGCGGGCGCCGGGCGCGAGGACCTCACGCTGGCCCTGGCCGCCGGTGCCCTGGCCGCCCGCCGGGTGCTGCAGTGGGTGGACACCGGGGCGGTGGACGCCGGGACGGTGCTGCACCTGCAGGCCGGCACCGGACGGGTGGACACCCTGCACGTGCCCGCCCATCCCGGCTGCGCCTGCGCTCCCGCCGGCTAG
- a CDS encoding ATP-dependent DNA helicase UvrD2, translating into MTEQTEHTAQAQDRRDILAGLDAEQRQAATTLNGPVCILAGAGTGKTRAITHRIAYGVQTGVYDPHRTLALTFTARAAAEMRARLRDLGAHGVQARTFHSAALRQLQYFWPQAVGGTVPELVEYKVNLLAEAARRLRTTTDRAALRDLAGEIEWAKVSMHTPDGYAAAAAGREMPAGWDANGVARLFQGYEDVKTDRNLIDFEDVLLLMVGILESEPRIAAQVREQYRVFIVDEYQDVSPLQHRLLDLWLGGRQELCVVGDASQTIYSFTGATSRFLLDFRAQYPDATMVKLVRDYRSTPQVVDLANRLLAERTRQRVPVPGPDGTRGPMPRWAEPLELVSQRPHGPDPVFAECTDDEAEAGWVAGQVQALLQEGVQAAEIAVLFRTNGQSEAFEQAFAAAGIGYQLRGGERFFSRREVRDGILQLRAAARSAQDVAGDQVPGRVRDVLASLGYTETAPQASGAVREKWESLNALVALSEELAAARGEQFTLADLVAELDERAASQHAPTVQGVTLASLHSAKGLEWDAVFLVGLSEGLMPISFADTQEDIDEERRLLYVGITRARHRLFLTWTLARGTGGRSTRKPSRFLEALDPEAASRHGASSRRRTGAAGGDGRGGRGTGRKRAQAAHCRTCGTLLETGAERKTGRCADCPPTYDESLFESLRTWRLATSQAASLPAFVVFTDATLVAIAEAAPKTPAELLRIPGVGRSKLEKYGPDVLELVNGTTSA; encoded by the coding sequence GTGACCGAGCAGACCGAGCACACCGCGCAGGCCCAGGACCGGCGCGACATCCTGGCCGGGCTGGACGCCGAGCAGCGCCAGGCCGCCACGACCCTGAACGGTCCCGTGTGCATCCTGGCCGGGGCCGGCACGGGCAAGACCCGCGCCATCACCCATCGGATCGCCTACGGGGTGCAGACGGGCGTCTACGACCCGCACCGCACCCTCGCCCTGACGTTCACCGCCCGGGCCGCCGCGGAGATGCGGGCCCGGCTGCGGGACCTGGGCGCCCACGGCGTGCAGGCCCGGACCTTCCATTCCGCCGCGCTGCGCCAGCTGCAGTACTTCTGGCCGCAGGCGGTCGGCGGGACGGTCCCGGAGCTGGTGGAGTACAAGGTCAACCTGCTCGCGGAGGCCGCCCGGCGGCTGCGCACCACCACGGACCGCGCCGCCCTGCGGGACCTGGCGGGGGAGATCGAGTGGGCCAAGGTCTCCATGCACACCCCGGACGGCTACGCGGCCGCCGCCGCCGGGCGCGAGATGCCCGCCGGCTGGGACGCGAACGGCGTCGCCCGGCTGTTCCAGGGCTACGAGGACGTCAAGACGGACCGCAACCTCATCGACTTCGAGGACGTGCTGCTGCTGATGGTCGGCATCCTCGAGTCCGAGCCCCGGATCGCCGCCCAGGTCCGGGAGCAGTACCGCGTGTTCATCGTCGACGAGTACCAGGACGTCTCGCCGCTGCAGCACCGGCTGCTGGACCTGTGGCTGGGCGGGCGGCAGGAGCTGTGCGTCGTCGGCGACGCCTCGCAGACGATCTACTCCTTCACCGGCGCCACGTCCCGGTTCCTGCTGGACTTCCGCGCCCAGTACCCGGACGCCACGATGGTCAAGCTGGTCCGGGACTACCGCTCCACCCCGCAGGTCGTGGACCTGGCCAACCGGCTGCTCGCAGAGCGCACCCGGCAGCGCGTGCCGGTGCCCGGTCCGGACGGCACCCGCGGGCCGATGCCGCGCTGGGCGGAGCCGCTCGAGCTCGTCTCCCAGCGGCCGCACGGGCCGGACCCGGTGTTCGCCGAGTGCACCGACGACGAGGCCGAGGCCGGCTGGGTGGCCGGCCAGGTCCAGGCCCTGCTGCAGGAGGGCGTGCAGGCCGCGGAGATCGCCGTGCTGTTCCGCACCAACGGCCAGTCGGAGGCGTTCGAGCAGGCCTTCGCCGCCGCCGGCATCGGCTACCAGCTGCGGGGCGGCGAGCGGTTCTTCTCCCGCCGCGAGGTGCGCGACGGCATCCTGCAGCTGCGCGCCGCCGCGCGCTCCGCCCAGGACGTGGCCGGAGACCAGGTGCCGGGGCGCGTCCGGGACGTGCTCGCCTCCCTCGGCTACACCGAGACCGCCCCGCAGGCCTCCGGGGCCGTGCGGGAGAAGTGGGAGTCGCTCAACGCCCTCGTGGCGCTGTCCGAGGAGCTGGCGGCCGCCCGCGGGGAGCAGTTCACCCTCGCGGACCTCGTCGCCGAGCTGGACGAGCGGGCCGCCAGCCAGCACGCCCCCACCGTCCAGGGCGTCACCCTCGCCTCCCTGCACTCGGCGAAGGGCCTGGAGTGGGACGCCGTGTTCCTCGTCGGGCTCTCGGAGGGGCTCATGCCCATCAGCTTCGCGGACACGCAGGAGGACATCGACGAGGAGCGCCGGCTGCTGTACGTGGGGATCACCCGTGCCCGGCATCGGCTGTTCCTGACCTGGACGCTGGCCCGGGGCACCGGGGGGCGCTCGACGCGCAAGCCCTCCCGGTTCCTCGAGGCGCTCGACCCCGAGGCGGCCTCGCGGCACGGCGCCTCGTCCCGCCGCCGGACCGGCGCCGCGGGGGGCGACGGCCGCGGAGGACGCGGGACCGGGCGGAAGCGGGCCCAGGCCGCCCACTGCCGCACGTGCGGGACCCTGCTGGAGACGGGGGCCGAGCGGAAGACGGGCCGGTGCGCGGACTGCCCGCCGACCTACGACGAGTCGCTGTTCGAGAGCCTGCGCACGTGGCGGCTGGCCACCTCCCAGGCGGCCTCGTTGCCGGCCTTCGTGGTGTTCACGGACGCCACCCTCGTGGCCATCGCCGAGGCCGCCCCGAAGACCCCGGCCGAGCTGCTGCGCATCCCCGGGGTGGGACGCTCGAAGCTGGAGAAGTACGGGCCGGACGTGCTGGAGCTGGTCAACGGCACGACGTCGGCCTAG
- the nudC gene encoding NAD(+) diphosphatase — protein MRIPDETLPALGRLPLAREDVDRGCEVRAEPGWLQRAWARPEARVLWLTGGRAPVLGGRLVLDRPQGELPGDAVYLGRSAAGAGTGTAGLPADGDAARAELILLTAERHPELAAPEAGGAAVADPGQVAWVGLRDVAAALTDRDAGIFVEAVSIANWHATHTHCPRCGERTVMAQSGWVRVCPADSSEHFPRTDPAIIVAITDREDRILLGNNTAWGPGRFSTLAGFVEPGESLEAAVVREIHEESQLVVHSPQYLGSQPWPFPQSLMLGFSAVTDDPDAAAADGEELAEVRWFTREQLRAAVAEGHVTIPGATSISRALIEHWFGGDLPEPRTLHH, from the coding sequence ATGCGCATCCCCGACGAGACCCTGCCCGCCCTGGGCCGCCTGCCGCTGGCCCGGGAGGACGTGGACCGCGGCTGCGAGGTCCGGGCCGAGCCGGGGTGGCTGCAGCGGGCGTGGGCGCGCCCCGAGGCGCGCGTGCTGTGGTTGACCGGGGGACGTGCGCCGGTCCTCGGCGGCCGGCTCGTCCTCGACCGGCCCCAGGGCGAGCTGCCGGGGGACGCGGTGTACCTGGGCCGGTCCGCGGCCGGTGCCGGGACCGGTACCGCCGGCCTCCCCGCGGACGGTGACGCGGCGCGCGCGGAACTGATCCTGCTGACCGCCGAGCGGCACCCGGAGCTGGCCGCCCCCGAGGCCGGGGGCGCCGCCGTCGCCGATCCCGGGCAGGTCGCCTGGGTGGGCCTGCGGGACGTCGCCGCCGCCCTGACCGACCGGGACGCCGGCATCTTCGTGGAGGCCGTGTCCATCGCGAACTGGCACGCCACCCACACGCACTGCCCGCGCTGCGGCGAGCGCACCGTGATGGCGCAGTCCGGCTGGGTGCGGGTGTGCCCGGCGGACTCCTCGGAGCACTTCCCGCGGACGGACCCGGCGATCATCGTGGCCATCACGGACCGCGAGGACCGCATCCTGCTGGGCAACAACACCGCGTGGGGCCCCGGGCGGTTCTCCACGCTGGCGGGCTTCGTCGAGCCGGGGGAGTCGCTCGAGGCCGCGGTGGTGCGGGAGATCCACGAGGAGTCCCAGCTCGTGGTCCACTCCCCGCAGTACCTGGGCTCCCAGCCCTGGCCGTTCCCCCAGTCGCTCATGCTCGGCTTCTCCGCGGTCACGGACGACCCGGACGCCGCGGCGGCCGACGGGGAGGAGCTGGCCGAGGTGCGCTGGTTCACCCGCGAGCAGCTGCGCGCCGCCGTGGCGGAGGGGCACGTCACCATCCCGGGCGCCACGTCCATCTCCCGGGCGCTGATCGAGCACTGGTTCGGCGGAGACCTGCCCGAGCCGCGCACGCTGCACCACTGA
- a CDS encoding zinc-dependent metalloprotease — MTNPPNGPGSPSEGDDPLSEMLRRMFGGDGPDPEELRRALGGLGGAGGAGGGLPFDPSQLDPAMMGQMMQQFQAMMQSSPEDGPVNWTLARQSARQAAAGQDPTVGTFARREIDEALRLAELWLDGATDLEATGLLGKAWSRAEWVEATMDTWRRLTEPVAVSMSEAMSRAMKDQMPGQVPEEMQGMLGGLQPMLKNLGGTLFGLQLGQAVGALAQEVLSGTDPGFPVAGHQLAMVPVNIEEFGDGLQVPDDQIRIYLALREVARMRLFVHSPWLERDLYAAIEQYAAGVHIDMTRIEEAARSIDPSDPESMQEAFTGVSFIPEPTGPQKAALERLETTLALIEGWVDVVVTEAAAPLDAAHALRETINRRRATGGPAEHAFGSLVGLDLRPRRLREAATLWETIGAAKGREYRDGIWRHPDLQPTAEDLDDPSGYVSRRETRERESAGLDDELRKLLAGGFDGPHDQDGQDDQQDQGGDGGPADSGSGR; from the coding sequence ATGACGAATCCCCCGAACGGCCCCGGTTCCCCCTCCGAGGGAGATGACCCGCTGTCCGAGATGCTCCGCCGCATGTTCGGCGGCGACGGCCCGGATCCCGAGGAGCTCAGGCGCGCCCTCGGCGGGCTGGGCGGCGCGGGCGGTGCGGGCGGCGGACTGCCGTTCGACCCCTCGCAGCTGGACCCGGCGATGATGGGCCAGATGATGCAGCAGTTCCAGGCCATGATGCAGTCCTCCCCCGAGGACGGCCCGGTGAACTGGACGCTGGCCCGCCAGTCGGCGCGGCAGGCGGCCGCGGGCCAGGACCCGACCGTGGGCACCTTCGCCCGCCGGGAGATCGACGAGGCCCTGCGCCTGGCGGAGCTGTGGCTGGACGGCGCCACGGACCTCGAGGCCACCGGCCTGCTGGGCAAGGCGTGGTCGCGCGCCGAGTGGGTCGAGGCGACCATGGACACGTGGCGCCGGCTGACCGAGCCGGTCGCGGTGTCCATGTCCGAGGCCATGAGCCGGGCCATGAAGGACCAGATGCCCGGGCAGGTGCCCGAGGAGATGCAGGGCATGCTCGGCGGGCTGCAGCCGATGCTGAAGAACCTGGGCGGCACCCTGTTCGGCCTCCAGCTCGGCCAGGCCGTGGGCGCGCTCGCCCAGGAGGTGCTCTCCGGCACGGACCCGGGATTCCCCGTGGCCGGGCACCAGCTGGCGATGGTCCCGGTGAACATCGAGGAGTTCGGCGACGGACTACAGGTCCCGGACGACCAGATCCGCATCTACCTCGCGCTGCGCGAGGTCGCCCGCATGCGCCTGTTCGTGCACTCGCCGTGGCTGGAGCGCGACCTGTACGCCGCGATCGAGCAGTACGCCGCGGGCGTGCACATCGACATGACCCGGATCGAGGAGGCCGCCCGGTCCATCGACCCCTCGGATCCGGAGTCCATGCAGGAGGCCTTCACCGGCGTGTCCTTCATCCCGGAGCCGACCGGGCCCCAGAAGGCCGCGCTGGAGCGGCTCGAGACGACGCTCGCCCTCATCGAGGGCTGGGTGGACGTGGTGGTCACCGAGGCCGCCGCCCCGCTCGACGCCGCCCACGCCCTGCGCGAGACCATCAACCGCCGACGGGCCACGGGCGGCCCGGCCGAGCACGCCTTCGGGTCCCTCGTGGGCCTGGACCTGCGTCCGCGCCGGCTGCGCGAGGCCGCCACGCTGTGGGAGACCATCGGGGCGGCCAAGGGCCGCGAGTACCGGGACGGCATCTGGCGCCACCCGGACCTGCAGCCCACCGCCGAGGACCTCGACGACCCGAGCGGCTACGTCTCCCGGCGGGAGACCCGGGAGCGGGAGTCCGCCGGCCTGGACGACGAGCTGCGCAAGCTGCTCGCCGGCGGCTTCGACGGCCCGCACGACCAGGACGGCCAGGACGACCAGCAGGACCAGGGCGGCGACGGCGGGCCCGCGGACTCCGGCAGCGGACGCTAG
- a CDS encoding M48 family metallopeptidase produces the protein MSPTTGRRAAGTPSRTPRQSVDLEVDGTPVRIVRSARRTRTISAAWRDGRLQVSVPMGLGSAEEHDWARRMILKVASRQPSGPSSDADLLARARGLARRWLDGRVQPREVVWSTRQQRRWGSCTPGTGRIRLSSELAGMPDWVVDGVLVHELAHLEHADHSAAFHALADRYPRQREAMAFLAGVSYATGRGLSGPDGEPDAGPAGSGDD, from the coding sequence ATGAGCCCGACGACCGGCCGCCGTGCCGCAGGAACCCCGTCCCGGACCCCGCGCCAGAGCGTCGACCTGGAGGTCGACGGCACGCCGGTGCGCATCGTGCGCTCCGCCCGCCGCACGCGCACGATCTCGGCCGCGTGGCGCGACGGAAGGCTCCAGGTCTCGGTGCCGATGGGCCTGGGCAGCGCCGAGGAGCACGACTGGGCGCGCCGGATGATCCTCAAGGTCGCCTCGCGCCAGCCGTCGGGCCCGTCCTCGGACGCCGACCTGCTGGCCCGGGCACGGGGGCTGGCGCGGCGCTGGCTGGACGGCCGCGTCCAGCCGCGGGAGGTCGTGTGGTCCACCCGCCAGCAGCGCCGCTGGGGCTCCTGCACGCCCGGCACCGGACGGATCCGCCTGTCCTCGGAGCTGGCCGGCATGCCGGACTGGGTGGTCGACGGGGTGCTCGTCCACGAGCTGGCACACCTGGAGCACGCCGACCACTCAGCGGCCTTCCACGCCCTGGCGGACCGGTACCCCCGGCAACGGGAGGCCATGGCGTTCCTGGCGGGCGTCAGCTACGCGACGGGACGGGGCCTGTCCGGTCCCGACGGCGAGCCGGACGCCGGACCGGCCGGGAGCGGGGACGACTGA
- a CDS encoding UPF0182 family protein, translating to MSFGQGFGGLFGGPDDGRGGGRGPGGPGGPFGSGPGGPGGPRRPGEPGRPGNDGGARSASGGPRRPSALVLTVVVVAALVVLFMFFAGVYSDVLWYNQIGYSEVFWTEIRTRGTLFLVAGLVMAAAVWLSMWLAWRRRPRNLHSQTRDTLAQYQRQLEPMRRLVFIGIPVVIGFFAGSAAMNAWQDVLLFLNQQAYGKTDPEFGLDYTFYMASLPFLGLVLGFLISVVLISGIAGLLVHYLYGSVRVREQGGIVVEPPARVHIAVYAALFLLLQGGNYWLNRYRTLQSQDGNWAGALYTDVNAVIPTSTILAVAAVLVAILFVVTAFSGRWRLSLVGTAVLLVAAIVAGAAYPFLIQEYQVKPSEVTLEQDYIARNIEHTREAYGLADVESTQYAGSTDAEKGSLEGEAANTQNVRLMDPNLLSRTFGQLQQFRPYYGFPDTLHVDRYEVEDKVQDTIISVRDVNVDPTSSWVNQHITYTHGYGVVAADASEVAAGGRPSFLLSGIPTSGELGNDTTYEPRIYFGMNSPSYSIVGAPEGAPERERDRPQDASSDQDTTYTFAGDGGPSVGGFFNRLVYAIKFGSTEILLSSDVNSESQILYDRNPIERVEKVAPYLTVDSNAYPAIVDGRVQWIVEGYTTSNEFPYSTSQQLDSATRDALNTDAAANLTGRVNYIRNSVKATVDAYDGSVSLYAWDEEDPLLKAWQQVYPTSLKPYSEMSASLMEHVRYPEDMFKVQRELLGRYHVTNPVDFYENNDAWSVPTDPTQDDPSVKQPPYYMTLRMPGKDDPAFSLTSNFIPQITQGAQQRNVLYGFLSANGDAGTGRDGEKAEGYGHLQLLELPRQTAIPGPGQAQANFDSNAQVSQELNLLRQGASEVINGNLITLPVAEGILYVQPVYIQSTGPTSYPTLRKVLVSFGDEVGFANTLEEALDQVFGGDSGASTADGQDPSAEEPGSQPQVPENQSAQEKLSQALADANEAIRASEEALASGDWTAYGEAQQRLNDALARATEADDAIRGEAGTSSGDAQQPSDAQPTDGAGQDAGAQG from the coding sequence GTGAGTTTCGGACAAGGATTCGGCGGTCTCTTCGGCGGACCGGACGACGGACGCGGCGGCGGCCGGGGCCCCGGCGGCCCCGGCGGGCCGTTCGGCAGCGGCCCGGGCGGCCCGGGAGGTCCCCGCCGTCCGGGCGAGCCCGGCCGGCCCGGCAACGACGGCGGCGCCCGCAGCGCCTCCGGCGGGCCCCGGCGGCCCTCGGCCCTGGTGCTCACCGTGGTGGTGGTCGCGGCGCTCGTGGTCCTGTTCATGTTCTTCGCCGGGGTCTACAGCGACGTCCTCTGGTACAACCAGATCGGCTACTCCGAGGTCTTCTGGACCGAGATCCGCACCCGCGGGACGCTGTTCCTGGTCGCCGGCCTCGTCATGGCGGCGGCCGTGTGGCTGTCCATGTGGCTGGCCTGGCGCCGGCGGCCCCGGAACCTGCACAGCCAGACGCGGGACACGCTCGCCCAGTACCAGCGCCAGCTGGAGCCGATGCGCCGGCTGGTGTTCATCGGCATCCCCGTGGTGATCGGCTTCTTCGCCGGCTCCGCCGCCATGAACGCCTGGCAGGACGTGCTGCTGTTCCTGAACCAGCAGGCCTACGGCAAGACCGACCCCGAGTTCGGGCTGGACTACACCTTCTACATGGCCAGCCTGCCGTTCCTCGGCCTGGTCCTCGGGTTCCTCATCTCGGTGGTGCTGATCTCCGGGATCGCCGGGCTGCTGGTGCACTACCTCTACGGGTCGGTGCGGGTCCGGGAGCAGGGCGGGATCGTCGTGGAGCCTCCGGCCCGCGTGCACATCGCCGTGTACGCCGCGCTGTTCCTGCTCCTGCAGGGCGGCAACTACTGGCTCAACCGCTACCGGACCCTGCAGTCGCAGGACGGCAACTGGGCCGGGGCCCTCTACACGGACGTCAACGCCGTCATCCCCACCTCCACGATTCTCGCCGTGGCCGCGGTCCTGGTCGCCATCCTGTTCGTGGTCACCGCGTTCTCCGGCCGGTGGCGGCTGTCCCTCGTGGGCACCGCCGTGCTGCTCGTGGCGGCCATCGTGGCCGGCGCCGCCTACCCGTTCCTGATCCAGGAGTACCAGGTCAAGCCCTCCGAGGTGACCCTCGAGCAGGACTACATCGCCCGGAACATCGAGCACACCCGCGAGGCCTACGGGCTCGCGGACGTGGAGTCGACCCAGTACGCCGGGTCCACCGACGCGGAGAAGGGCAGCCTGGAGGGCGAGGCGGCCAACACGCAGAACGTCCGCCTGATGGACCCGAACCTGCTCTCGCGCACCTTCGGCCAGCTGCAGCAGTTCCGCCCGTACTACGGGTTCCCGGACACCCTGCACGTGGACCGCTACGAGGTCGAGGACAAGGTCCAGGACACCATCATCTCGGTGCGCGACGTCAACGTGGACCCCACGTCCTCCTGGGTGAACCAGCACATCACGTACACCCACGGCTACGGCGTGGTGGCCGCGGACGCCTCCGAGGTCGCCGCGGGCGGCCGGCCCTCGTTCCTGCTCTCCGGCATCCCGACCTCCGGGGAACTGGGCAACGACACGACGTACGAGCCGCGCATCTACTTCGGCATGAACTCGCCCAGCTACTCGATCGTCGGTGCCCCGGAGGGCGCCCCCGAGCGCGAGCGCGACCGTCCGCAGGACGCCAGCAGCGACCAGGACACCACCTACACCTTCGCCGGCGACGGCGGCCCCTCCGTGGGCGGGTTCTTCAACCGGCTGGTGTACGCCATCAAGTTCGGCTCCACCGAGATCCTGCTGTCCTCGGACGTGAACTCTGAGTCGCAGATCCTCTACGACCGCAACCCGATCGAGCGCGTGGAGAAGGTGGCCCCGTACCTGACCGTCGACTCCAACGCCTACCCGGCGATCGTGGACGGACGGGTGCAGTGGATCGTGGAGGGCTACACCACCTCCAACGAGTTCCCGTACTCCACCTCGCAGCAGCTGGACTCGGCCACCCGGGACGCGCTCAACACGGACGCCGCCGCGAACCTCACCGGCCGGGTCAACTACATCCGCAACTCGGTCAAGGCCACCGTGGACGCCTACGACGGGTCCGTCTCCCTGTACGCATGGGACGAGGAGGATCCCCTGCTGAAGGCGTGGCAGCAGGTCTACCCGACCTCCCTCAAGCCGTACTCGGAGATGAGCGCAAGCCTCATGGAGCACGTGCGCTACCCGGAGGACATGTTCAAGGTCCAGCGGGAGCTGCTGGGCCGGTACCACGTGACAAACCCCGTCGACTTCTACGAGAACAACGACGCCTGGTCCGTGCCGACCGACCCGACGCAGGACGATCCGTCCGTCAAGCAGCCGCCGTACTACATGACGCTGCGGATGCCGGGCAAGGACGATCCGGCCTTCTCCCTGACGAGCAACTTCATCCCGCAGATCACCCAGGGCGCCCAGCAGCGCAACGTGCTCTACGGGTTCCTGTCCGCCAACGGGGACGCCGGCACCGGCCGGGACGGGGAGAAGGCGGAGGGCTACGGCCACTTGCAGCTGCTCGAGCTGCCCCGGCAGACCGCCATCCCGGGCCCGGGCCAGGCGCAGGCCAACTTCGACTCCAACGCCCAGGTCTCGCAGGAGCTGAACCTGCTGCGCCAGGGCGCCTCGGAGGTCATCAACGGCAACCTCATCACCCTGCCGGTGGCCGAGGGCATCCTGTACGTGCAGCCCGTCTACATCCAGTCGACCGGGCCGACCTCGTATCCGACCCTGCGCAAGGTGCTCGTCTCCTTCGGTGACGAGGTGGGCTTCGCCAACACCCTGGAGGAGGCGCTGGACCAGGTGTTCGGCGGCGACTCGGGGGCCAGCACGGCCGACGGCCAGGACCCCTCGGCCGAGGAGCCCGGCTCCCAGCCGCAGGTCCCGGAGAACCAGAGCGCGCAGGAGAAGCTCAGCCAGGCGCTCGCGGACGCCAACGAGGCCATCCGGGCCTCGGAGGAGGCCCTGGCCTCGGGCGACTGGACGGCCTACGGCGAGGCCCAGCAGCGCCTCAACGACGCCCTGGCGCGGGCCACCGAGGCCGACGACGCCATCCGCGGCGAGGCCGGCACCTCGTCCGGCGACGCCCAGCAGCCCTCGGACGCCCAGCCGACGGACGGCGCGGGCCAGGACGCCGGCGCCCAGGGCTGA
- a CDS encoding PDZ domain-containing protein: MRETRRPPESPSDVPGTAGAVSIAPAARRARLLRRRRRATTLAGAAAGLLTLTALALPTPYIVESPGPTFNTIGEHDGEPVITVDGAPTYPTTGSLDLTTVYLHGPPTGWTTALDVLGGWVDPTRRIVPGELVYPSGTTADEVDAENSQAMATSQDWAVAAALEELGIDYGQELSVAGFAPDSRATDVLREHDRLVSAAGEPVTGLEGLKDRLAASGGRPVELGIVRDGRRLTVQAPVYAGPDGSWLLGIYLDSAFRFPVDVRIALENVGGPSAGMMFALGIIDEMTPGALTGGQHIAGTGTIDPDGTVGEIGGIVQKVAGAREAGAEHFLAPAGNCAALAGHVPDGIDAYSVATLDEARAAVEALAQGRSPRAPTCG; the protein is encoded by the coding sequence GTGCGAGAGACCCGTCGCCCGCCGGAGTCGCCGTCGGACGTGCCCGGAACCGCCGGGGCGGTCTCCATCGCCCCCGCCGCCCGGCGTGCCCGGCTCCTGCGCCGCCGTCGCCGGGCGACCACCCTCGCCGGGGCCGCGGCCGGGCTCCTGACGCTCACCGCGCTCGCGCTGCCGACCCCCTACATCGTCGAGTCGCCGGGGCCGACCTTCAACACGATCGGCGAGCACGACGGCGAGCCCGTCATCACCGTGGACGGTGCCCCCACCTACCCGACCACCGGCAGCCTCGACCTCACCACCGTCTACCTGCACGGCCCGCCGACGGGCTGGACCACGGCCCTGGACGTCCTCGGCGGCTGGGTGGACCCCACGCGGCGGATCGTGCCCGGCGAGCTCGTCTACCCCTCCGGGACCACGGCCGACGAGGTCGACGCCGAGAACAGCCAGGCGATGGCCACCTCGCAGGACTGGGCGGTCGCCGCGGCGCTCGAAGAGCTGGGGATCGACTACGGCCAGGAGCTGTCCGTGGCGGGGTTCGCGCCGGACTCCCGGGCCACGGACGTGCTCCGGGAGCATGACCGGCTCGTCTCGGCGGCCGGGGAGCCGGTCACCGGCCTGGAGGGCCTCAAGGACCGCCTCGCTGCCTCGGGCGGCCGGCCGGTGGAGCTCGGCATCGTCCGGGACGGGCGGCGGCTCACCGTGCAGGCGCCCGTGTACGCGGGCCCCGACGGGAGCTGGCTGCTCGGCATCTACCTGGACTCCGCCTTCCGGTTCCCGGTGGACGTGCGCATCGCCCTGGAGAACGTGGGCGGACCCAGCGCCGGGATGATGTTCGCCCTCGGGATCATCGACGAGATGACGCCCGGGGCGCTGACCGGCGGGCAGCACATCGCCGGCACCGGCACGATCGACCCGGACGGCACGGTGGGGGAGATCGGCGGCATCGTGCAGAAGGTCGCCGGAGCGCGGGAGGCCGGGGCGGAGCACTTCCTCGCCCCCGCCGGCAACTGCGCGGCACTGGCCGGCCACGTCCCGGACGGCATCGACGCGTACTCCGTGGCCACCCTCGACGAGGCCCGCGCGGCGGTGGAGGCCCTCGCGCAGGGCCGGTCCCCCCGCGCGCCGACGTGCGGATGA